Proteins from a single region of Nodularia sp. LEGE 06071:
- a CDS encoding DUF4335 domain-containing protein has product MPPLNSVIRRYTPPTCTLEILAQSSPLSHWMGKTVIKQLTFELHFDDPQLPEELRIPIRGDRDQLEILCDVVTSYVQGLLQQPPDNFWLSLSEPQDSSKVSDDSQFTDFQQSLPPTTQIFKSFPSQIPAFAIRLETGNYLTHNLFLGPLANQTSGAVIQLSLLQLFDLATALDEYAADVMALPNLNHNNRVLRLPAWAPIAAVMVLSVGLLPATLQFANNNKQNQPQIAKISEPEVAQTALEPSPSVDIPTSPSGFSPPDDVTSLPLPGSDSQFPAASFPQQPPSASNSGLLSNSSSSLPTQQDPLFIFESKVPNLESNAPSVASSRIPEQELTIQPNPQPFPPGSIAQSESALPQRRSLPPSLSPNRGTFPSLSSVPPSLSSDRNDNISPISSSNSPLNRQQIEKTINSPVNVANEVDNNSLARRSTSQPITPASEEFNSGRTLFDTPQVAEARQIFTKRWQPPVGFAQTLEYSLMVDVDGKVERIYPLNQAARTFIEDAGMPEIGQPFVSANKYGQNVRIRVVLSPDGKVQTFPENE; this is encoded by the coding sequence ATGCCACCATTAAATTCTGTCATTAGACGCTACACACCCCCAACTTGTACCTTAGAAATATTGGCGCAAAGTTCACCTTTATCCCATTGGATGGGAAAAACAGTGATCAAGCAGCTAACCTTTGAACTACACTTTGATGATCCGCAACTACCAGAAGAACTCAGAATACCAATTCGAGGCGATCGCGATCAACTAGAAATTTTGTGTGATGTGGTCACCAGCTACGTCCAAGGATTACTACAGCAACCCCCAGATAACTTTTGGCTCAGTCTTTCCGAACCCCAGGATTCTAGTAAAGTATCTGATGATTCCCAGTTCACAGATTTTCAGCAATCTTTACCCCCAACGACTCAGATATTCAAATCCTTTCCCTCCCAGATACCAGCATTCGCCATCCGCTTAGAAACAGGCAACTATTTAACTCACAATTTGTTTCTTGGACCACTCGCTAACCAAACATCTGGGGCTGTAATTCAACTGAGTCTACTGCAACTATTCGATTTAGCAACTGCTTTAGATGAATACGCTGCTGATGTGATGGCATTACCAAATCTGAATCATAATAATAGAGTTTTGCGATTACCTGCTTGGGCCCCAATTGCCGCAGTCATGGTTTTAAGTGTAGGTTTACTACCAGCGACTTTACAATTTGCCAACAATAACAAACAAAATCAACCACAAATAGCCAAAATATCCGAGCCAGAAGTGGCGCAAACAGCCCTAGAACCCTCACCATCTGTCGATATTCCCACATCGCCATCCGGATTTAGTCCCCCGGATGATGTAACATCCTTACCACTTCCCGGCTCCGACTCTCAATTTCCTGCGGCTAGTTTTCCTCAACAGCCCCCGTCAGCATCTAATTCTGGACTTTTGAGCAATTCCTCTTCATCCTTACCAACTCAACAAGATCCACTGTTTATCTTTGAGTCCAAGGTTCCCAACCTAGAAAGCAATGCACCAAGCGTAGCCTCCAGCAGAATTCCCGAACAGGAATTGACTATTCAGCCAAATCCCCAGCCATTCCCCCCAGGCTCAATTGCCCAAAGTGAAAGTGCGCTCCCCCAAAGGCGGTCTTTACCACCTAGCCTATCTCCTAACAGAGGCACATTTCCCAGTCTCTCATCAGTTCCCCCGTCTCTCTCTAGCGATCGCAATGACAATATTAGCCCGATTTCTTCATCTAACTCACCGCTGAACCGACAGCAAATTGAAAAAACAATCAATTCTCCTGTAAATGTTGCTAATGAGGTAGATAATAATTCATTAGCTCGTAGATCAACGAGTCAACCCATAACTCCAGCATCTGAAGAGTTTAACTCTGGTAGGACTTTGTTTGATACGCCTCAAGTCGCAGAAGCGAGACAAATTTTCACAAAGCGTTGGCAGCCACCCGTTGGATTCGCCCAAACATTAGAATATAGTTTGATGGTAGATGTTGATGGTAAGGTGGAAAGAATTTATCCCCTGAATCAGGCTGCGAGAACATTCATTGAAGATGCGGGGATGCCTGAAATTGGTCAACCCTTTGTTTCTGCCAATAAATATGGACAAAATGTCAGAATTCGAGTAGTTCTCAGTCCTGACGGCAAGGTTCAAACATTTCCTGAAAATGAATAA
- a CDS encoding ferredoxin, protein MADFLPSESEPEENRSGWEPELGGFLRDDPERSGLEPELGGIERQKGVYVDEITCIGCLHCAHVARNTFYIEPDYGRSRVIRQDGDGEEIIQEAIETCPVDCIHWVDYTELKKLEEERKYQAIPIAGYPVEQAVSTTERRRKKQKLKNQKPR, encoded by the coding sequence ATGGCTGATTTTCTGCCGTCGGAGTCAGAACCAGAAGAGAACCGTTCCGGTTGGGAACCAGAGTTAGGCGGCTTCTTACGGGATGACCCAGAGCGCTCTGGTTTAGAGCCGGAATTGGGCGGTATTGAGCGTCAAAAGGGTGTTTACGTTGATGAAATCACCTGCATTGGCTGCTTACACTGCGCTCATGTGGCGCGTAACACCTTCTACATTGAACCAGATTATGGGCGATCGCGTGTGATTCGCCAAGATGGTGACGGGGAGGAAATCATCCAGGAAGCAATTGAGACTTGTCCGGTCGATTGCATCCATTGGGTTGATTACACTGAACTGAAAAAGTTAGAAGAAGAACGCAAATATCAGGCTATACCAATTGCCGGCTATCCAGTGGAACAAGCTGTATCTACGACTGAACGACGACGTAAAAAGCAAAAGTTAAAAAACCAAAAACCCCGTTAA
- a CDS encoding DUF1257 domain-containing protein yields the protein MSHFSQIKTQIRNLDSLKDALTELGIDWKPGPREVRGYRGQTHPAEVTIEQENGYDIGFRWNGKEYELVADLQYWQQGLSVDGFLRQVTQGYAYQSVVKETARAGFQVTEQEKNQDGSIRLVVQRWSA from the coding sequence ATGTCACACTTTAGCCAAATTAAGACTCAAATCCGTAACCTTGACTCTTTAAAAGATGCTCTAACTGAATTGGGCATAGACTGGAAACCAGGCCCACGCGAAGTTCGCGGCTATCGCGGTCAAACTCATCCTGCGGAAGTAACGATTGAGCAGGAAAACGGCTATGACATCGGCTTTAGATGGAATGGCAAAGAATATGAGTTGGTGGCTGATTTGCAATATTGGCAACAAGGCTTGTCTGTCGATGGGTTCTTACGCCAAGTCACTCAAGGCTATGCTTATCAGTCAGTTGTCAAAGAAACCGCTCGCGCAGGCTTTCAAGTTACTGAACAAGAAAAAAATCAAGATGGCTCAATTCGCTTAGTAGTACAGCGCTGGAGTGCGTAA
- a CDS encoding DUF2997 domain-containing protein: protein METLEFIIYPDGRVQETVTGIVGNSCAEVTAAIEAELGQVLSHEPTSEFFAAQVQQSAVATTQATYSDW, encoded by the coding sequence ATGGAGACATTAGAGTTCATCATCTATCCAGACGGTCGGGTACAAGAAACAGTCACTGGCATTGTGGGCAATTCTTGCGCTGAGGTTACAGCAGCAATAGAAGCAGAACTGGGACAAGTACTTAGTCATGAGCCAACCTCAGAATTTTTTGCTGCACAGGTGCAGCAATCTGCTGTAGCAACCACCCAAGCCACATACAGCGATTGGTAA